ACTCCTCGATGCACCGCGCGCTCGGTGGTCGCGCCGGGTCGGGTTATCCCCGCGACCGAGCGCCGCCCGAGGCATTTCGGTCGGTCATCCGTGCTCGGGTGCGTGCATCTCCAGCGATTTTGGGCTACTCTTCAGACGAAACCCGCCGCCGAGGCGCGAACCACCAGGAGAGGAGAAACGCCATGCCGAAGATCAAGCACATCGCCCTCTCGACGCAGGACGTGGACAAGACGGCCGCGTTCTATATCGAAGTGTTCGGCATGAAGGAGATCGGCAAGATCGACGGCCCGGGCGCCCGGGGCTACTACCTCAGCGACGGCGACATCAACCTGGCGATCCTGAACTTCAAGAATGATGTCGTGGCCGGGGTCGAGCGCGGCAAGGGCTACAGCGGCCTCCACCACATCGGCTTCCAGGTGGAGGACCTCGAGGCGATTGCCCGGAAGCTGGCCGCGGCCGGCGCTCAGCCTCGCGATGACGTCAACGAGGCCCTCGGGGTCGGTCACGGTCCGCGCCACGAAGGCAACGTCGAGGTGAAGTACAGCGGTCCCGACGGCGTCATGGTCGACGTCTCGGAGACGGGCTGGGTCGGGACCTCCGGACTCGGCACCTGACGCCCTGGCCTCTCTTCTCTCCTGCCGGCAGAGGGCCGTCGAGGCCCCCTCCAACAATCTGGAAGCCTGTCAGGGTTGACCAGACGCTACCCGGTTGCCCGACCAGCGACGGTTGGTGTTCCACTCCGAGCGCCGGCGTTGCCCGCGCAACCTGGCCTGGGGGAGGCCTCGGAGGGGGCCGCAGAGGCCCCCTCCGAAGGGACTATGGGCGGGCCTGGTACTCGGGGCGCCAGCGGAGCAGGCGCGCCTCCACCTGCTGGATGCCGATGGCGAGGAGGATGCCGGCCGCCGCCAGCACGATGAGAGCCACCATCATGTCGGCGGCGTTGAGCGTGCCCAGCGACGCGATGATCAGGTAGCCGATCCCGCCCCCCGACTCGCCGCCGATGAACTCCCCGATCACGACGCCGATCAGCGCGAACGAGACCGAGGGCGTCAGGGAGGCGAAGGTCCAGGCCAGGGCCGAGGGGACGACGACCGTCCGCATGATCTGCCGCTCCGAGGCCCCCAGGAACCGCGCCGAGTGGATGAGATCGGGGTCCACGCCCCGGGCGCCCTGGAACGTGTTGAAGAAGACGATGAAGAACACGATCAGCCAGGCCAGGACGACCTTGGCGGCGAGCCCGAAGCCGAAGATCATCGTCACCAGCGGAACGAGGGCGATCCGCGGCAGCGAGTTGACCGCGACGATGTAGGGGCCCAGGACGAGCGCGAGCCGCTCATTCCGGCCGAGGACGAGGCCCGCCACGAAGCCGGTCGACACGCCGACGGCGAAGCCGATGGCGGTGGACTCGAGCGTGGAGAGGAGCAGCTCCCAGAGGGGGACCCGCACCGCCGAGGAGTTGAGATACCAGAACCGCGACCAGATCGCGGACGGCCGGCTGATGAAGAAGGGATCGACGAAGTAGACGACGCGGGCGACGGTCTTGGCGACCGCCGGATGGGTGAGGCCCTCCCACAGGCCGAGCGTGACCAGCAGGATCCCGGCCCGCCAGAGGTTGATCCAGACCCGCGGACTCACGGGCCTGCCCTAGCCGTGCCCCCGGTCCGACGGCGTGATGGCCCGTGACTCAGTCACGTTCGGCCCGACCGAGCCGTCCAAGGGACAAACCAGGCACTCTCTCGAAGTGTCGACGGTTTCGTGTCAGCAACACGCGACCGTCCTCCCGGCGCCGATTTTTCATGCACGTGCATGCATTAGTCAGCAACCGCCGCCGGGTGAGCGAGCAGGGGCGCTGGGCGC
This Candidatus Methylomirabilota bacterium DNA region includes the following protein-coding sequences:
- a CDS encoding VOC family protein codes for the protein MPKIKHIALSTQDVDKTAAFYIEVFGMKEIGKIDGPGARGYYLSDGDINLAILNFKNDVVAGVERGKGYSGLHHIGFQVEDLEAIARKLAAAGAQPRDDVNEALGVGHGPRHEGNVEVKYSGPDGVMVDVSETGWVGTSGLGT
- a CDS encoding ABC transporter permease, translating into MSPRVWINLWRAGILLVTLGLWEGLTHPAVAKTVARVVYFVDPFFISRPSAIWSRFWYLNSSAVRVPLWELLLSTLESTAIGFAVGVSTGFVAGLVLGRNERLALVLGPYIVAVNSLPRIALVPLVTMIFGFGLAAKVVLAWLIVFFIVFFNTFQGARGVDPDLIHSARFLGASERQIMRTVVVPSALAWTFASLTPSVSFALIGVVIGEFIGGESGGGIGYLIIASLGTLNAADMMVALIVLAAAGILLAIGIQQVEARLLRWRPEYQARP